One segment of Desulfosudis oleivorans Hxd3 DNA contains the following:
- the acsC gene encoding acetyl-CoA decarbonylase/synthase complex subunit gamma, whose translation MALTGIQIFKLLPQTNCKECGSPTCLAFAMNLASGKAELDSCPYVSDEAREKLAEASAPPIRPVKLGKGVRACVAGGETVMYRHEKTFYSPTVLAACINGDIKKKDLESKLKAWNAIQYERVGLNLRPEMVAIKDTGDAKAFAETAKTVAETSEFNVILMTENPDTMKAGVDACGSKRPLLYGATADNIDAMGKLAVDAGLPLGVKADSIDALTGLTQKLTGMGLKDIVMDPGSREPKKSLEDMVAIRRAALKAGNKALGFPTIAFPCEMASNPEVETMIAAMHIAKYGSIVVLSDFVGETVFPLLLERLNIFTDPQRPMTVTEGIYEIGNPDENSPVLVTTNFALTYFIVSGEIENSKVPSWLLIKDSEGLSVLTAWAAGKFAGDDVGAFVKKCGIMDKVKHTELIIPGYAAAIAGEIEEELPGWTITVGPREAPHIPGFLKARK comes from the coding sequence ATGGCATTAACCGGAATTCAGATTTTCAAACTCCTGCCGCAGACCAACTGCAAGGAGTGCGGCTCTCCGACGTGCCTTGCCTTTGCCATGAACCTGGCATCCGGGAAAGCGGAGCTGGACAGCTGTCCGTATGTATCGGATGAGGCACGGGAAAAGCTGGCCGAGGCGTCGGCCCCCCCCATTCGGCCCGTCAAGCTGGGCAAGGGTGTCCGGGCATGCGTGGCCGGCGGCGAGACAGTGATGTACCGTCACGAAAAAACTTTTTACAGCCCCACGGTACTGGCCGCCTGCATCAACGGCGACATCAAGAAAAAGGATCTCGAGTCCAAGCTCAAGGCGTGGAACGCTATTCAGTATGAGCGGGTGGGTCTGAACCTGCGGCCTGAGATGGTGGCGATCAAGGATACCGGCGATGCCAAGGCCTTTGCCGAGACGGCCAAGACGGTAGCCGAGACCTCCGAGTTCAACGTCATCCTGATGACCGAAAACCCTGATACCATGAAGGCCGGTGTGGATGCCTGCGGTTCTAAGCGGCCCCTGCTGTACGGCGCCACCGCGGACAATATCGACGCCATGGGCAAGCTGGCCGTGGACGCCGGACTTCCCCTGGGCGTGAAGGCAGACTCCATCGACGCCCTGACGGGCCTGACCCAGAAGCTTACCGGTATGGGCCTCAAGGACATCGTTATGGATCCCGGTTCACGGGAACCCAAGAAGTCCCTTGAAGACATGGTGGCCATTCGCCGCGCGGCCCTGAAGGCCGGCAACAAGGCCCTTGGTTTTCCCACCATTGCTTTTCCCTGCGAGATGGCATCCAACCCGGAAGTGGAGACCATGATCGCGGCCATGCATATCGCCAAGTACGGCAGCATCGTCGTGCTTTCCGATTTCGTGGGCGAGACCGTGTTCCCGCTGCTGCTGGAGCGGCTCAACATCTTTACCGACCCGCAGCGGCCCATGACCGTTACCGAGGGCATCTACGAGATCGGCAATCCTGACGAGAACTCTCCGGTGCTGGTAACCACCAACTTTGCCCTGACCTACTTTATTGTTTCCGGTGAAATCGAAAACAGCAAGGTGCCCTCTTGGCTGCTGATCAAGGACTCTGAAGGCCTGTCCGTACTCACCGCCTGGGCCGCCGGCAAGTTTGCGGGCGATGACGTGGGTGCTTTTGTCAAGAAATGCGGGATCATGGATAAGGTAAAACACACGGAGCTGATCATTCCCGGTTACGCGGCGGCCATTGCCGGCGAAATCGAGGAAGAACTGCCGGGCTGGACCATTACCGTCGGCCCCAGGGAAGCGCCCCATATCCCCGGATTTCTGAAAGCCAGAAAATAG